A segment of the Necator americanus strain Aroian chromosome IV, whole genome shotgun sequence genome:
GGGTGGATAATAATAGTCTACgggtacttttttcttgacattCTCCAAGGAAAgcttgtatttcaaaagagaatTGCAAGAATGCCTTGGTTGGCAATTGCACTACCAGGGtccgttttttcgtttttgttttctttctttttctgtgaagTTTTCTTCTGTTGCCCGCCATATTATAAGCAAATGTTGGATgtattatttcaaatattacaaCGGTTCTTACTTGCTCAATCCCTAGTGCTAGATATTATCACGTTCAGGTATGTTACACAAGCGAATCAccactatttttcttcctcgaaCCAACGCTTCCGGTTCTATACACGAATCAGAGTTTTGACAGAGAGCAAAAAGCTGAGCATAGCTTCAAAGTAGGCTTTTATCATGATTATTTTAGCCTGGTGTCCGTAGTTACGGACTTTATCACCAGCTACGGTTCCCACGATTTCAGATCACAGCATACGACTGTCATCTAGCTTGTCGTGATCCTCACAAATCAACAAATAGCTCGATAACTGGTATCCTTACGGTTAAGGACGTTAACGACAATTTCCCGAAATTTTCCGAGAGAAACTACTACGCTACGGTCATACAGGTAGCTGCGCTATTTTAAAAGCATGTAATTGTAGACTTTTCCTCGACGAGCAATTCTCGTCAAATTTTAAACCGAATTTAATTACAGGGCCATGCCTCACCCGGCAGTCATCTAGCCCAAGTCTCAGCAACTGATCCTGACGAGGAAAAGGAGGGACTGCGTTACTCGATTTCAGGCTCTATTAGGACACCGAAACAGGTATTTGTAGAGCTCAGAGAACAGAGCTCAAATCTCGCGATAAAGCTGCACTAATGGCTCCAGTTTCCAatgtctttgtttttgtttagagCTATCCACTATCCGAATCACCAATATCGATCGACGCCAAAACGGGAGAATTGTCGGCAAATGAGGTGCTACGCGAACCATCTTACTCGTTTACAGTCACTGTCACTGATGGTGGTAATCATGACGATTCTGCGAGTGTTGTTGTGAGTTAGACGAATCTATCTACCacttacattttattattttcactttatttattaattgcTGATTTATGCGCactttttcaagatttctGTCGTGACTTATTCGCAGCAGACGGAGCTGCTCTTTGATGCACCATTTGAGTTTATAGttagaaatgaacgaaatattGTGCGGTACGCgattctgtaattttttctgtttacacTCTGTTGCGACGGCATGGAACCAGGTAATTAAGGTTGCTATCAAATGCAACTTCATTAACTGCCGTGGTTGATCGCTGTCGGCAAAATTTGAACTTTACGGTGGTGTTGGCTCATTTCTTGGATCAACAAGGATCTTTCGTGGAAGTTGACACCGCGTTGAGGTTCATTTCACATTCCcttattgaattgaattgtaTGTTGTTGAAGTTCTGTAAAGTTGTTCTTTTGCCAGGCATAGTACTTGAACAATGGGTGTTTTCCACCCTCGTGACTGAAAAGGTTTTTTGCAGACGGATGTTCTCGACAAACAGCACAGCTAGACGAGAACTGCGTAACGCGTACGGTCTCCGAGATACGATACCGATTACTGTCAAAAGTACTGTCGCGCTCGAAATTATCATTGTGAGTTTATAGCCCTCAAAAACTGGAGCTTTGTAGTACGCTACTGTTTTTAGTGTTGTAtgtttcaaatgaaaacgTCTGAAAAGCTAGTTTTTCGTAAAGCTGAAGGTATCACAGTTATTGACTACACTTTTTCGCTTTGCGAATGCGataagaaacaatttttgttcttctgacCACCACACTTTGAGTTAGAGAGTTGGTGTTGAGTTCGAGTTGTGATCTTTCCCCCTTATGTTTCACGTTCCATCCTCACCAACGGTCGCAACTCATTTCgtttttgacattttccaAATGTTAAGTGTATTAAACAATTTTCTCTACTCTTTGTGGTTCCTCACTTTCATTTAATTACTTTTTGCTTTGAATTTCTCAATCAAATCCTtctacttttcatttctttcactttttcttttagaaaatgaTTCTCTATCAGCTATTCTTCCGCTCCActgattgtttttcttaatGTTGACTTTTCGTCTCTTTTTTCTGGTAAAGGGGTTATTCCCTCTGTGCTTCAGTAATTCCTTATTAAAAAAGCAAACCCTTTGAAGTGAGCATTGTGACCTCACGAGATTCATGGTCTGAAAATTGTGCAGAATGCTTAATGTTGTTGGGTTTCCCATCCTCTAGTTAAATCCTTTTCAGCTAGGTGTACTCCTCACTGTGGTTGGCCTATTAGTTCTAAGCTTATGTTTATACTGCCGTCAGCGACATTCGTACGCGCGCAAGTTGCGTCAAATTACGACTCAGGCGTCTGCTCATGATGTATCCATTAGTCGACAACCTACCCAGTAAGTTTAACCTTTAGATTATCGACATTcacagatttttcttctagaaaaccTTCTTGCTCTTAACATAGGAAGGTGAATCCATACTACGCCACGGATGTGAGCGCGACAACACAACGGATGATGGccccgccgccgccgccgtcaCCGTTGCAGTCGACCGAGTTGTAGCGGGTGGCTTGGTTTCATCGGTCCTTCTGATCTGTCGAAGCCACGCATACATAGTTCCTTCCATATTTTCGAGCAATTATCGTCACCACTCTAGTCCTTTAATAAGTATGCAtgtctatatatatatatatatatatatatatatatatatatatatatatatatatatataatgtatgtATGAGTACGGTCGTCACTACTCACTGCTTCTGCTCAATACTGGTGCGCTTTTTTACCCGTATTTTTAATGTGTTTGTGTGCATTTTTGCATTGTTTCGTGTGACCTCATAATATATCGATAGATTtcgataatataataaaacttcattgatttttttttccgtaaaagTTAGGATCTACATGTATGTCCGCATTAGTTGAATATTACTGTCGCTAGTGAGTGCGGCTCCAAGATAACGTTGTAGTAAAGCATGGGATTTTGGGCCTCGTTTATGGATATGTTAGCTGACGATTCCTGCAAAGCTTCGtatttcatctattttcaTGCGTACTGAGGGAGTGCGTATTTCAAGTTGTTGGTGTTTTCCGTTTTAACAATACAATAATAGTACCGAAAGTCGTTTGAGAACTGTTAGTCTAAGAAAAATAACCTACCCTGTTTAAATTGACGAGAACTACAACCTTATAGCCATCCGGGGTAACGAATGCGACTTGTTTAACTCCATTTGGTACGGAGTTTTTAAACGTTGATTTGATTCTGCTTGAGTCTCGAGGCACGAATTTGCTGAAAATAGGACCACTTGGGAGTTCTAAGTCCCACAGAAGACCTACTCATGTgtgtttccgaaaaaaagtatGCAATTACATCAGCGATTTTACATTTTGACAGGCCCACCTGAAATGTCCCATCGCGTACCACATTGGCTGTTTATAATACTCCTGCTTTGCAGCATTTATGATTATGGGCGAGTCGACATAGTTTCCCACCCAGTTGGGGCCACCCTGCATGTCCAAACAAATATTCCAGTCTGTCCAACCGGATACATAGTTCGATATGTCCTAGAACCCTAATTTTCGGAGACATGGAACGTGACTATTGGGTCCCACAGAGAAACTCGGATTATACCGCTATAATGTCGTTTACGTAAGTTTCAGCGCGACCCCAGTCTCCTAGATTGGGTCTGCCTTCCAGAGGTTCAAAACCATTGCATGCCTGAAGTAGGATTTTTTCGATGCAGTGGAAGTATGTAGCTAAACCGCAAAATCCGAAGGCgggataccacgaatctgacgtggcgAGGGAGTCCGCGGGAGAggtgaggttgtagattgcgggatcctggtggtttcgctcatctcatcctaatcgtcgtaaaaagtaGTGTGTAAGACGATTTCTGTTCCGCGCCACCCTTTTACACGCGCTGCATTCAGTTTCGATCCGTCTAAGATCAGGGGTGTCTCCTCACCAGCGAATTCAAGTAAAACGaagaataggctgctgagggtaCCGGAATGTGTGCATAGtaggtgcgttctaacgtacctcgtgggaactaaagcagttcccacgccattttctttacgacgattacgaaaagatgagcggaaataCCCCGGTTCCCGCAGCTAGGGTAAATCATGTAGCTTAGAGACGGTCCTGCTAAAAACAACCCATATAATCAATCTCTTCAATGCAGCtgctcgtaaaaaaaattagaaaagtatATGGCAACCAGTTCTGTAGAGCAAGATTTACGCTATAGAATATTTGAACTGCCGTTCTTAAAAGCCTTCTGCGGTTTTTCTTGTGAATGTTCTGATGGTTGAGAAGTTGTGGATTTTAGCAAGTTTCCCAGGTATTTCCCAATTtacttctaaaagaaaaagaggaatctGAAAAACTAGAAGAAGAACGTTGTACAAAGAACTACGTCTATAGCATATTTCAAACTGGATAAGTTTTTGTGAGGTAAGAGCTGAGTTATTGAAGTACACACATGCAGCCGAACCCCACTTTTCCTTGTTGTGCGGCGGCTTCGGTGGTGCGATTGAAAAGTCCGACGTCGTCATTTGACAGCAAATCTCCTTTTAGAACGAAACAGAATTGTACTGCAGCAAATTTGCCGTGAACGTTGTCATTCAGCAATTCGTGCAGCCTACTTTACCCCAATTTCACCCCTATTTGAAGCTGCAGATGCCCATCCTTCGAATTGTATTGACGTcgaaattcttgttttttttgagtgaaGATATGAAAAGTCATTGTTCGATGAGTGCATGCTCCATTGACTTTTATACTTGAATGCGAAAATGCACCTCCTACGTACATACGCGATGCGCAACAAACCCAAAGATTGATTCCTTACACCTTTAATAAAAGCGGAGCTGTATTGCTTTGATTTCCGCTGGGCCTCTAACCAGAGCACGTGTCAGCTGTCTCAGTAAATAAGCTGATCCTTAGTGTACTGAAGTGCCGTAACGGAGGAATGCCGAGGCAATGTGCAGGTTATAAAAGACATGAAATCTGCCTCCTACGGTCTCTTAATATTCAACACGAAGCCACCTCTGATACATCTGTTCGATATGAAATAATTCCACAGAAATTTGTAACGCTTAGATTCGATAGTTGTGAGAGGaatttaactttttaaaaGGACTAATGTCTTTAGGTAGTTACTTACACTTTAAATGATTTATTTTCCATCTCATTACCTTAACAACGTCTACGTATCGTATGTCCCACGTATCTTTTTGCTTCGATGTCATCTATAATTTGCCATATttagttatatttatttatttatttatattcatttactTGTTGGTTTGTGCTCGTATTAGAACGGCAAGAAAATGCTGAGTTGTCCATCTTCAAGCTCAAGGAATGTACTGGTTCCATTTCCAGAACtactatacaaaaaaaagatttctttatCACTTTGGGGATTTTGTCTCCCCATCTATTTTCTCCAGACATTATCCCTGATACATGCGATGAATATAACCCCTCACGTTCCCCCATTGCCTGCACCCTCTCCTTCTTTGGACCTTCCTGTTGGAAAAATCTCAACATGCGGTTGACCCTGCCTGCAATTTACAActccatctccagctttttcCTCGGATTCCCccaccatgtcagattcgtggtatgcttttTGTAAACTTAGAAAACCTCAGAAGCCAAGATAAAGTAATCAGGATGGCGTTGGTGAGTTGTTGTGAGTACTGCTGCTGGCACTTCTAGATCCTCATACCAATGTACAGCAATGCCGGAGACGTACTTGGCAGCTTCGGTGTCGTTTAAGATCTGCATTTGGGTCGAGGTTACATGGTTGCATCTATTTTGAATCCATAAAGCAAAATAGGcttatttctagtttttataTCTAGTTAAATTACAACAAATGTCAATCTTTGCTTTTCGCCCCGAGAaggttttcttcctttaattaatttgttcaTAGACCTCATTAAACTTACCGTATCAGCCCATTCCGGAAGGTTGTATCGTTGATCATCGTTTACCATTAATTTGAGATCCTTAGCGTACGGAGATGATTTCAACGCAGGACCTAGttgatttttgacgaaatCTCTAAACgaataacacttttttttcttgactggAGACTACTTTCTGAGCAATCCACCTACCTCTCCATAGCAGCACTGAAATACATGGTTTGCCAGCCGTAGTCTGGATTCAGGCCGGAAGTCGGTTCGTTTTGTACGGTGAGTCCCCAGAAATCGATGCCGTTTTTGTGGTATTCTTCGAAGAATCTACAAAATTCCATTATTATCGGCATCTAAGGATCTAGTTGGTCTCTGATTTTTACACAGGTCGGAGATAAATAGAAAAACTAAGCCAAATCACTTACCTTACGAAGTAATTAGCCCATGTTTGGTAGTACTCGCCTCCTTCCTTTCCTTTAAGCACACCTCCACCCTTCATGTGGCCGTTGCTCTTCATCCAAGCTGAAATAGTGGATTTTAGCCTTTCCGTGGATATGGTGTGTAGTGTCgtgaaacttttaaaaaggTTATtcgttttcaggaaaattctcCATAAGCTACTAgaatttcccttctttttctttaattttcgcAGTTGTTACTGTCATCGGGGTCCAAatcataagttttttttttgtgaaacaaTAGGTTTGATGCTCAGCTGCATTTTATGCCGCAAGCTCTATATTCGATTACATTTGAAAGGGTTCGTAGAAAAAGTTCTTGAAATGCGCCTCCAGAGCAGTACAAAAAAGGAGGCAACAACAAGACGATAAAAATAATCCCACTTCTTATACGCCATCCTtgaatttcagtttttttggaCTTAGCAAACATCTCTTCAACAAACCTGGTGCGCTCCacggagaagaaaagaatttggtCTTGTTCTGAGACAGTTGCTGCGCCTGGATTATGTAAGGAATCTGCAAAATAAAGGCCTTATTCGActgtctacgaaaaaaaaaacttgactaAAAGTAGATTCTATGGATGACGTAAGGCGCTTTATGTGAGAACCAAAGAGGGTGAAAATCAccaaaactaaaactaaatgGAGGCTTATTTTGGAGAAAGAAGATGAGAAATGATACTAAACACTACTACTAAATATACACTTTACGCACAATTCTTAAATGATTTATCTACATGGTAAATAATTGAGGAGTTTCTACACTCAGGTGCTTTGCCAGTTGTTTGCTTTGCCAGCGTGGGATAATTCGTCTCGACGGTAAAAATTTGTAACGAAATGCGTTTTTATACAACGTTTCAAATATTATACCGAACTGAAAAAGTTGGTGCTCTTGTGCGAAGAAGCTATGAAAAGGTGCAGACGGTTTACCCGGTTAGTGGGTGATTGGAAGCAGCAGTCAGCTGGAAGATTCCTAGAAGATCGATTTCTTTTGATCCACTTGTATGTGACAATAACAAAGTTTCCAGAGGAATCTACAGGCAATGCAGTAATCACAATGTTTGAAGTTGAACGCTGCTCTTAGAGAGCTGTGTACATATCTACATTGTGTCATTCTGGATGAATGGTCTAAGgtgctgcgttcaggtcgcagtcctcttcggagggcgcaggttcgaatcctgcggatgacaggaagTTTTCTTTCGCTTTGCTAAGTCGCCTTATTTGTTTCAGCATCATTTTCTTCCCATCACCATCTCTTAGTTTACAATCCCttctttttatgattttttagagcgattttcaaaaaggctgattttttcgaaacttACGTACTtggatacttagatggcccgtcttcactggacgtgcgggccccagcatctcttccactcgtttctttccctcgccattgtcatccaagatgttctcaagtttcgtgagtgacgttgacgaggtcttTGAGTCgcatccagctgagctctcagctggtccatccgtagCGTGTAGCGAACAGGTCatcccatctcgttggcggtctccctcgagggcgtttagcatctcttgggatccactctagcgttcttttagtccatctatcgtcgattcttctcatgatgtgaccggcccatctatgttctGCTTTCGATATacattccgctgggtcgcgaaggcgagacattcctcttaagtcggagctacgaagaccggcaaggtgttgtgtgcgccggttaaacttcaggagacatctctcaaggcctctgtgggtagtaagtagcttcctggacgtggccgcggtgtctgcccacttctccgctgcgtaacagagtgCTGGAAGAAtggtcgagtcgaacagatgggcacgaagatcttggtccgtcacttggtccgtagcttccctgacggctgtgAATGCTGCCtctgctgctctcattcttctattcagttcttctttcatgccgttttccatgttcatagaacgtccgaggtatacgcatgacgaagtttccacgatttgggagccttcaagttgtactcctccgtcctcgcagtagacgttcttcatgaactgtgtcttctttctgtttattcgcagtcatattctcttctctgcttcgttcaattcgttgagcttCATTGATACTActtgaaaagagaacgatgtcgtccgcgaaacaaaagttcgagagaaatcttccatcaacccCTTCTAtgccctttcttcccaggaaggtgatttcattatccattgcaatgcagtcgtgaacagcttcggcgatatagtatcgctttgtcgtaccccctttccaatgggtatggtgagggagcggtggaaaagctgtatcttcgtggtgcatcgatcgtagcaattggctaatgtcttCACGTACGAGGCGTCTCACACCTGGATCGACGAGCGCTGACAGtactgcattcgtttctacgctgtcgaaggctttcttatagtcgacgaaggttagaacaaggggcaggcagtatacccggcaaacctctatgaccttcgacacggtctggatgtagTCCActcagctgaacccctggtggaatccagcttgttcttcaggctgggcttcatccagcgtcgtAGATATGCaagtgaggatgatcttggtgaatactttgtataacacgctcagcaagcatatcggacggtagttccgaaggtcctctcggtcacctttcttatggataagaacggttcgcgaggtcttccactggtctgggatcctttctttctgaagataggatgtcatgtgcgctgctaagattacatgaagcggatggccaccagcctgaagaaagtctgctgatataaaatcaggtcggggggggggggggggggggctgtgccaggattcatgctcttgatagctactcgtacttccgaagagaaaatccgtggtggagcttcatcagtggggatgatcgagATTGACACagaagttgatgaacggaaaaggttcgagtagaacctctccgtaatgatttctaTCTCACGaagagaagacgtgcgagtcccgtcttcgctcagcaaggctgctagcggaatattatattcgtggAGATCCCTGCGGTGCTTCTTCAGATTCCTTCTTCTCTgcgctgcttccagaatcttcttctgcctgtatttcaaaagatcctcctgcaacgtaCTCCTGCAGTTAGTGTTTGTtttcaatgtgcgatgcattcggatcaagcctcaaagcctttcttctttccaacaattccttggtggtcttcgaaattcgatccaagtttgtcgtgcgcggcttcgaggcacgctcagcgcAGGTTCGTAATCCTCCGAGCAGCAGCTCGTAGTCCACgcttgggtcctcctcgatgtgccagtcagcttgggacaaggagtcctcaagtacgcaatcgtcgtagacgacttttttttctccttcgttgccgatagcagatgttcttttccaccgtgtggctaagtcttttttcgcacgaaggagacggtgatcagaaccactacaaaaggatggtactactgagacgtcaagtagacaccacctccggttggtgagtatgtggtcgatctccgcacgagtcgcgccattggacgattcccatgtccaccgacgatgatcttttttcatgaaaagagagttcccatgaaagaggcgagcggcggacaacagcccggcgagacgattgccattttcattccggtcccctagtccaaatcttccaatcctgtgtTCCtgttctgtggcctttcctagttttgcgttgaagtctccgacaacgaatttgtagaaggacttctcgttgcggattcCTTCCTCCAGCTGCTCGTAGAACGCGTCCAATttggattcatcagctgctgatgttggtgagtaacagtagatgatactgatggggttttggcgcagagggcggaggcgaagaatggccagacgaggtgacaggatctcgtgagaatcgacaagatggacgacagatgggtgcacaagaaaaccaacaccgcctacatttcgctacggaaccttctctccacgaatgacgagtgtaccgtcattcatctgtcgtacgtcgctccttccgcatttggtctcctgcagagcaatcacgtgaaatttgacacgctctgcagctccgagaagggcatgcaggtccgcgtctgtggacactgttctcgcgttgtaagtacacagtctgagacagtctccaatgcgagtcgtgcgtgtgccGGCTTAGTTCAGCACCAAAGACGTTCTGAGCAaactgagatttgatcgcctctcactgGTCGCCATGCCGTCCGACGTCCGAGACGGCAGGGCTCAGTGCgtagggtactgaggcagcgcatatgctggagtggcaaagagacttttccccaaactaagaaGCCaggccacggcgagcttagctttcaccacaggtcgtcgcccagagtcacctctgcgccactatgaggcggtaaaccgttgtggaggattttttttttcgaaaagactCAATTATTCATGACTAAGATATAATAGTTAAGAAGCATGACATAAGTAATAATCGGAATGAAAATACACCTTGTATTGGTAGTCTTCGACAGTCAAAGAGAAATTAGTCAGGCTGAAATCGCCGGGAGTATCCGCATAACTGTATTCATGCGTTGAAAAATCGGTACTAGCCATTGGCACCCGTCCAATGGTGTACTGCAGACCTAAATTCCTACAGCAAGCCTAAAAAACTTGTTTACAAGTATTCGGAAACGTTCTTACCGCTAGACCCATAATAACCTTCGAGGATGCTATCCTGCATAGATTTTGGTAGCGAACGTAGATTAATGCCGGCTGAATCAGTGAATGCACCGCCAAAGCCgatcattttctggaaagtgGCTGTGAAGTCCAGAGTGAGGAGAGTGCCGTTTTCTGGAAGATCAggaagtttcttcttttttctcgcaaatcttcttctttctatggGCTATTAACTCACCTGCCCTGTTAGCAGTTTGTCTCAGGAAGGATCTATCGAGCCGACGTCCAGCTTCGTTTGAGTAGTACACGGTACCCTCACCCAGCCGAAGGTCACCCAGTGGAACCACATTGTCGCAGTAGGTCGTGTTGCACACACATACCACCTCGTTCTTTTTGAGGGTGCGAGCCGCACATGGATGATAAGCGAACTGTCCTGGAtgtagaagaaagaagaactgtGAATGTGGAACAATCAGAAAAGTACTCGGTTGTACTTTATACAGacatttttgcttctttctgaTAACTTTGACTTAACAGGATGTTTACCTTTGACATGCGGTCTTCCTAAATTAACTAGGGCCGAATAACGTTCACATATaccagggtcaaaacgacctgaaggcCACTGCACTTGTGTTGTGTGGAGCCGAGCCAGCGCTCTTACTTCCTACGAGGCATGAAAACGTGCCACGTACACGAGCACAGGCATACGCGCTGTATCTGCCAGTGAGCGGAAGAGACGGCATAAGGGGATCATTGATTGTCCGCCCACTCCCAGACTCCCAGACGCGTACTCGTGTGCCCTCATATGTGATACGTTTtcaggtgcctcgtagggaaattgGATCAGTGGGGCCGTTCtctttgctgttttcttttaggaaaatcaagggaaattgagcgtgattgAGCTCAGCTCTTGATCTACATCGTTAGCCCTATTTCTTTCGTGGGAGATCCTAGTGCCGTCACCTTCATgctgtgctgcctttaatcacaACAGGATCACCATAGGGATGGATTATTAGTTTTGAACCGATTACACTCTCGTTTACATAGTAGCATGCAAAGTGATAAGATCGTAAGATGAGAGTATTAGGATCCAATAAAATCCGATAAAGGTAAACAGTGACAAAATGTGCACTGATCTGTTTACCACGTGATACATCAGTCAATCACCGTCTGCGACCTCTGCGCTCACCGTGCCATCTTTCATGACATGTTGATGGCCATTTCAATCTTACACTGGTCACACAATAACGGCTTTCGCAGGGCTTCCTTTCGGCAGATCAAACCACTTTTCcttcacatttattttctccGAAAATGAAATggttatatttttgaaatttttcaaagaattcacTGCATTCCTTTTAATTTCTGTCTCtacgtaaagaaaaaaagaatttttatcaAGCGGATATCACAGATCCAGAtgggaaacaaaacaaagcaacCACCATCAACTCGGTCCCCTTCTTCTTGTCATCTCAAGCAAATCAGAAAGAGTTTTTACCTTAATTTCTCTTCCAATCatcatttttcataaatttcttcactttatTAATCTTCTTAGTCATAAATAGTACATCATCATCACCTATCTTCCGTTgctttcaatttttcgttGCTCCTTTGTCTATTTTCTCCAAAACTATGCAATAAAACTGTGTTGCAATCGAATTGCGCCAATTATAGCTAGAACTGAAGTTCTAGAATTACTTCTATCCATACATGTagcgaaaaaaatggaaaataattacCTGCAACCAAGTGAGCGCATAAAATGGGAATTGCAAGTGTTCGCCACATGGCCCACCCCTGAATCGAAGGAGCACCTTTGGCCATTCTTATCGCCGTTCTTATCAAATAAGTTGACTAAAGAGCACG
Coding sequences within it:
- a CDS encoding hypothetical protein (NECATOR_CHRIV.G15479.T2), producing the protein MLGPARPVKTGHLSIQIPYIIQAQQLSQNKTKFFSSPWSAPAWMKSNGHMKGGGVLKGKEGGEYYQTWANYFVRFFEEYHKNGIDFWGLTVQNEPTSGLNPDYGWQTMYFSAAMERDFVKNQLGPALKSSPYAKDLKLMVNDDQRYNLPEWADTILNDTEAAKYVSGIAVHWYEDLEVPAAVLTTTHQRHPDYFILASEACNGFEPLEGRPNLGDWGRAETYVNDIIADISNYVSGWTDWNICLDMQGGPNWVGNYVDSPIIINAAKQEYYKQPMWYAMGHFSKFVPRDSSRIKSTFKNSVPNGVKQVAFVTPDGYKVVVLVNLNRESSANISINEAQNPMLYYNVILEPHSLATVIFN
- a CDS encoding hypothetical protein (NECATOR_CHRIV.G15479.T1), producing the protein MLNALEGDRQRDGMTCSLHATDGPAESSAGCDSKTSSTSLTKLENILDDNGEGKKRVEEMLGPARPVKTGHLSIQIPYIIQAQQLSQNKTKFFSSPWSAPAWMKSNGHMKGGGVLKGKEGGEYYQTWANYFVRFFEEYHKNGIDFWGLTVQNEPTSGLNPDYGWQTMYFSAAMERDFVKNQLGPALKSSPYAKDLKLMVNDDQRYNLPEWADTILNDTEAAKYVSGIAVHWYEDLEVPAAVLTTTHQRHPDYFILASEACNGFEPLEGRPNLGDWGRAETYVNDIIADISNYVSGWTDWNICLDMQGGPNWVGNYVDSPIIINAAKQEYYKQPMWYAMGHFSKFVPRDSSRIKSTFKNSVPNGVKQVAFVTPDGYKVVVLVNLNRESSANISINEAQNPMLYYNVILEPHSLATVIFN
- a CDS encoding hypothetical protein (NECATOR_CHRIV.G15480.T1) gives rise to the protein MKNVYCEDGGVQLEGSQIVETSSCVYLGRSMNMENGMKEELNRRMRAAEAAFTAVREATDQVTDQDLRAHLFDSTILPALCYAAEKWADTAATSRKLLTTHRGLERCLLKFNRRTQHLAGLRSSDLRGMSRLRDPAECISKAEHRWAGHIMRRIDDRWTKRTLEWIPRDAKRPRGRPPTRWDDLFATRYGWTS
- a CDS encoding hypothetical protein (NECATOR_CHRIV.G15481.T2), with translation MEMLLRVAGYCKPIDLVERVVTTQTKGWDLFSPVFITDWRSLLDYWQRFPFLDKYISTIRQKRNSITGFVQGYGILTPQKMTRCEKPTECQIRHGWAMWRTLAIPILCAHLVAGQFAYHPCAARTLKKNEVVCVCNTTYCDNVVPLGDLRLGEGTVYYSNEAGRRLDRSFLRQTANRAENGTLLTLDFTATFQKMIGFGGAFTDSAGINLRSLPKSMQDSILEGYYGSSGLQYTIGRVPMASTDFSTHEYSYADTPGDFSLTNFSLTVEDYQYKVICAASVPYALSPAVSDVGRHGDQLCTYNARTVSTDADLHALLGAAERVKFHVIALQETKCGRSDVRQMNDGGVGFLVHPSVVHLVDSHEILSPRLAILRLRPLRQNPISIIYCYSPTSAADESKLDAFYEQLEEGIRNEKSFYKFVVGDFNAKLGKATEQEHRIGRFGLGDRNENGNRLAGLLSAARLFHGNSLFMKKDHRRWTWESSNGATRAEIDHILTNRRWCLLDVSVVPSFCSGSDHRLLRAKKDLATRWKRTSAIGNEGEKKVVYDDCVLEDSLSQADWHIEEDPSVDYELLLGGLRTCAERASKPRTTNLDRISKTTKELSTLQEDLLKYRQKKILEAAQRRRNLKKHRRDLHEYNIPLAALLSEDGTRTSSLREIEIITERFYSNLFRSSTSVSISIIPTDEAPPRIFSSEAGGHPLHVILAAHMTSYLQKERIPDQWKTSRTVLIHKKGDREDLRNYRPICLLSVLYKVFTKIILTCISTTLDEAQPEEQAGFHQGFS
- a CDS encoding hypothetical protein (NECATOR_CHRIV.G15481.T1), which translates into the protein MTRILSLFSICVAFVDSLNNLLVQGRAHTLRALRKIVRERDATVVPFDPFASPRVAWEISPSKDDRSRVFGKTMKKQHSKESEHGNAAESSRLTLREAGNLREVKDHIAKKKNLICLNTIHKFENLVQTIPTYRTFAACGGMDEWVNERIDERMRILTPQKMTRCEKPTECQIRHGWAMWRTLAIPILCAHLVAGQFAYHPCAARTLKKNEVVCVCNTTYCDNVVPLGDLRLGEGTVYYSNEAGRRLDRSFLRQTANRAENGTLLTLDFTATFQKMIGFGGAFTDSAGINLRSLPKSMQDSILEGYYGSSGLQYTIGRVPMASTDFSTHEYSYADTPGDFSLTNFSLTVEDYQYKNVFGAELSRHTHDSHWRLSQTVYLQRENSVHRRGPACPSRSCRACQISRDCSAGDQMRKERRGVGFLVHPSVVHLVDSHEILSPRLAILRLRPLRQNPISIIYCYSPTSAADESKLDAFYEQLEEGIRNEKSFYKFVVGDFNAKLGKATEQEHRIGRFGLGDRNENGNRLAGLLSAARLFHGNSLFMKKDHRRWTWESSNGATRAEIDHILTNRRWCLLDVSVVPSFCSGSDHRLLRAKKDLATRWKRTSAIGNEGEKKVVYDDCVLEDSLSQADWHIEEDPSVDYELLLGGLRTCAERASKPRTTNLDRISKTTKELLERRKALRLDPNASHIENKH